CATAAATTAACAACGGAAAATGTAAATCATCTGAATGAAGCGATTTCTAATATGGACATTGATAGTACACATTTCTAACTAAAACTATCTTAACTAATAGGAGGATTTTATTATGCAAAAGGTTACTTTGAACAATGATGTTGAAATGCCGATACTCGGTTTTGGTGTTTTTCAAATTCAAGATGAGGCTGAATGTGAACAAGCTGTTTACGAGGCGATTATGGCGGGCTATCGATTGATTGATACCGCAGCCTCTTATTTAAACGAAGAAGCAGTGGGAAGAGCTATCAAACGAAGTGGTATTCCAAGAAAGGATCTATTTATTACTACGAAATTATGGATTCAAGATACAGGATATGAACGTACTAAGAAAGCTTTCGAGAAATCTCTTGCCAGATTACAGCTTGATTATTTGGATTTGTATTTAATTCATCAGCCTTTTGGCGATGTGCACGGTTCTTGGCGTGCGATGGAGGAATTGTACCGCGAAGGAAAAATCAGAGCGATTGGCGTAAGCAACTTCCATAGTGATCGGCTGATTGATTTGATCCTTCATAATGAGATAACCCCTGCGGTTAATCAGGTTGAGACACATCCATTCTGTCAACAAATTGAAAGTGCTAAATTCATGCAAGAAAACAATGTCCAGATCGAATCATGGGGACCATTTGCTGAAGGTAAAAATAACATGTTCCAGAACGAAATTTTAGCTTCAATCGCCCAAAAATATAATAAATCTGTTGCCCAAGTGGTGTTACGTTGGTTAACGCAAAGAGGAGTTGTAGTAATTCCAAAATCTGTTCGTAAAGAAAGAATAATCGAAAATTTTAATATCTTTGACTTTGAATTAAACGCAGAGGATATGGAAAGAATTGCGATGCTGGATACGAAAGAGAGCCTGTTCTTTTCACATAGAGATCCTGTAATGGTACAAGCGTTAAGTACTAGGAAGTTGGATATTTAATATAACTTGATAGAAGAGGGGTTAACCATATTAATGAGTTAACTCCTCTTTTTTTTATTAGACGTCTCTAAGGGATGTTTAAGGATAATTTAATTATAATTGTTTTTACTATCCAGATTGTCAGTAGAAGCTGATAAGCTGTACATTAACTGATCGAGTTTGGACGCATAAAGTAAAATTACAGGCTAAAGGAGAGATTTTTTGACAAATAATGAGGTTGTTGAAATTGCTGATGTGTATTTGCTACCATTGATATCGGAGTTGTACGAGTTGAATGGTTATGAAATTCAGCCCATTCCGGCACATGATGGAGGGCGTAATGTCGTTTATATATGTGAAAAAGAAGGTACTGACGCCAAAATACTCAGAATCGCCTTCCTAAATGACAGAAGCCGGGAAGATTTTTTAGGTGAAGTTGAGTATGTTAGATATTTATTTGAGCATGGCGGAAGTGTCTCGGATGTAGTCAACTCCCTAAAGGGGAATCTACTGGAAGAGATCATTCATAATAATCACACTTTTTTTATCTGCCTGTTTAATAAGGCTAAGGGGAAAATGCTTGTAGAAAATAATTATCGGTACCGGGAAGAAGCTCCAATTACAGAATATTATTATAACTGTGGTAAAGTTCTAGGGAAAATACATGAATTGTCGAAAGGATATACTCCTGTTCATCGTCGGCATAGTTTTTTTGACAGATTTAATGCCGAATATATTGATAAATTGATACCTGACTCCTTATCTCTCCTTAAAGAGAGATTGGTAAAGTTTCTTAAAACTTTAGAAGAATTGGACAGGAACCTTGAGTCATTCGGTTTGATCCATTTTGATTACAATGATGGGAATTATTCGATAGATTTTGATACTGGACAAATCACTGTGTATGATTTCGATAATTCATGTTTCTGTTGGTATATGTTTGATCTGGCAGGTCTCTGGACACAGGGCGTGGGATGGGCACAATTCGAACCAGATGCTGTTAAACGAAAGAAGTTCATGGATGATTATTTTGAAGTAGTCCTTAAAGGATACAGATCTGAGACCGCGGTCGATCAGTCAATGTTGGATAAGCTCTCCTTATTCATCCAAGTGACGCTCATGGAGAATATTGTAGATGCATTCGAGGTAATGAGGAACAATGGTGTAGTACCCACATGTGATGAGGAATTATCCTATCGCATAAAATGCATGGAAGACGACATTCCGTTTATGGGGTTTTTCGATGACATTTACTCGTGTAAAGAACCATTTGAATATGAGGAAAGAGAAATTTAGTCTCTAATTTATAGGAGTTGAAGCTACGGTGACTTACGCGAAGCCAAAATTGGCCATGAGTGAAATTGAAAAAGTATTAGAGAATCATCTTAGACCAGGTGCAGTTGAGATTACACCTCTTTCCGGTGGTAATATAAGCAACGTGTTTTCTTTTGTCCTCGAAGGGAAAGGATATGTAGTCAAATTCAGCGATCTGGCAGGAGCGTATGAAACAGAAAACTATGTATCGAATCTGCTATCAAGTCAGAACATCCCTTTCCCGAAATGTTTGGCTTTAGGAAAAACTAGTCAGATAACCTATTTAATCATGGAACGAATGGAAGGTCGCAACCTATCCGATTTCACGGCAGAGGAGCAAACCCTTCACTTGCCTGAAATTATCAGCATTTTGACAAGAATGGGAGCAGCGGATATTGGGGCAACTAACGGGTATGGGTGGATCGGTGCTGATGGCAACGGGGTCTATTCATCTTGGAAAGACTTTATTGTTGCAGTAAATGCTGAGGATCAAACGGGAACGTTCTGGGAGAATTGGTATGATCTCTTCCATACGTCTTGCTTGGAGAAGGATGTATACGAAGAAATATACAGTCGGTTGATGGACTACGTACCCTATAATGAATCTAATAGAAGCTTTATACACGGAGATTTTCAACAGTGGAATATTTTGTCCGATGGAACACGAATTACCGGCATCATCGACGGGAATTGCATGTACGGTGATTGTCTCATAGACCTTGCGATTCTCGATCGGCATATGCCATGGAGTGATGTTATTAAGGTGTATCAAGACTATCAAGAAAAGAACGGAGTAGAAACTCCTAATTTTAAAGAGCGGCTAATGGGAGCCTATTATTTCAAGGGACTTGATGGACTTCGATTCTACGCAAAAATGGGATGGAATGACGCTTATCAGAGCACAAGACAGTTTCTTTTAAACTTGTAGGTTGTAGAGCTGAGAGACTAATTGATTAAATTTGGAAATCGTGATTCAAATGATATAAAAAGATTGAGAGCACCCGTTTGTTTAAATGGGGGCTCTTTTTATTTATGGAGACCAAGAATATGCTTGTACTCGAGCTTCAGGTTTACAATCTGTAATAAGTGCACCTGGACTTGTCATTAATCCACTATCTACAGCTTTGTCCAGCTTGTTAAAATGTAAGCGCAACCATATTATCTATTGATTGGAGGAGTATGGCATGAAAAAGATTGGTGCAGGTTTTATATTCTTATTGGTGATGTGCGCAGCAATATCTACAACAGCTTTCGCTAAACAGCCTTATTCATCCTACTGGTTTCCAGAGCAATTGCTTCAGTGGAGTCCTGCATCCGATCCGGATGCGGCATTCAACCGGAGCACAATCCCGCTGCAAGATCGATTTGTGACAGATGGTGTCAACTCCCATGCGACCAAAGCGCCGAAAGTTATGGCCTTATCAGCTCTGAACTCGGGAACAAGTGGTGTGCCATCACAAGGTTCGGACAAATTTGAGGCTAACACGTTCTCCTATTGGCAGTATGTTGACAAGCTGGTTTACTGGGGCGGATCAGCTGGAGAAGGGATCATTGTACCTCCAAGCGCGGATACTATCGACGCAGCTCATAGGAATGGCGTACCGATCATAGGAACGGTATTCTTCCCACCTACCGTGTATGGAGGGAAATTTGAATGGGTGGAGCAAATGCTTCAACAGAACAGTGACGGCTCGTTTCCTGCTGCAGACAAGCTGATCCAGGTTGCGAACTATTATGGATTTGACGGCTGGTTCATTAATCAGGAGACCGAAGGTGGTGTGCCGGCTGACGCACAGAAAATGAAGGCTTTCCTAAGTTATCTAGAATCGCACAAGTCGGAGTCTATGCAAATCGTATGGTACGACTCTATGACTAAGGAGGGCAATATCAGTTGGCAGAACGCACTAAATGACAAGAATGCAATGTTCTTGCAGGACAATAATAAGAAAATTACAGACAGTATGTTCCTAAACTTCTGGTGGAAGGATCTTAAAAACTCCGCAGAGAAGGCCAAAAGCTTGGGAAGAACTCCATATGATCTGTATGCAGGGATCGATGTTGAAGCCAAGGGCTACGATACAAATGTGAACTGGAATCTGCTGTACCCGGATGGCGAGCCTGCCGTCACTTCCCTTGGTATTTATCGCCCAGACTGGGCTTTTAACAGTGCAGAGAGTATGGAGGATTTCTTCGTACGTGAGAACAAATTCTGGGTGGGGCCAAACGGGAACCCGGGGAACACCGTGAGCGATCAGGCATGGAAAGGGATCGCGAATGATGTGGTAGAATCCTCCCCAGTAAATAAGCTGCCTTTCATCACTAACTTCAATACAGGAAGCGGACAGAAATATTATGTCCGAGGGCAGCAGGTACGAGATAAAGGATGGAATAACCGAAGCTTGCAAGATATCCTGCCTACATGGCGCTGGATCGCAGACAGCAAAGGAACAGCACTTACTCCGAGGCTTGATTGGTCCGATGCATATTACGGCGGTAGCTCTCTGAAGGTATCAGGTGAACTGAGCCACAACAATGCCACACATTTGAAGCTCTACAAGACAGACCTGAAAATTGAAGCAAGTACAAAGCTATCGATTACGTATAAAACGCCGAACAAGCCAAGTCTAAAGGTTGGTCTCGCTTTCGCAGACCATCCCGACCAATTTGTCTTCCTTAACGTGAAGGATAAAGCTTCGTCAGGCTGGACTACCGAAACTTTGAATTTGACCCCATATAAAGGAAAACGTATCGTTGCGTTGTCACTGTACTTTGATACCAAGGATACGATCAGTAATTATAACATTCAAATTGGCCAGCTCTCCATCCATAATACTAATGATTCAATTAAACCACTGCCGGCAGTTCGCGAGCTTAAGGTCACTCAATCCGATTTTCGTAATGGAATTTACGGAGATGCTAGATTACAGTGGAAACCGCTTGATCAACAGGTGAAGCAATATGAAATCTATCGTGTACTGCCAGATGGCAGAGAAGTGCTGATGGGTGCAACAACGAATCATGTGTTCTATGTTCCTGAAATGAGCAGAATAGACAAGGAAACGGTCACAGAATTGAAGGTCGTTGCGATCAATGCAAGATACGAGCAAGGTCAGTCCTCCAGCGTCAAGATCAGTTGGCCGGCTTATCCGAAGCCAATCGCTGGGTTCAAGGCTGATCGGACCCTGGTGGCACCAGGTGAGAGTGTAAACTTCATTGACTTATCGACGGAAGTAACAGAAGGATGGTCATGGAATTTCGAAAGCGGAAGCCCAACTGTGAGTACATCTAAGAACCCTGCTGTAACGTTCAATCAGGAAGGCGTGTATAGCGTGACACTGACTGCAACTAACAGCGCGGGGCAAGATACCATTACGAAACAGGCGCTCATCACAGTAAGCAAAGAAGCTGGAGCGGTGAAGAATTTAGCACTTGGAAAAATTGCAACGGCTGATCATGCATGCGGAGAGAAGGAAGGAGCAACGAACGCCGTAGACGGCAAGTTTACTGATAACAGCAAATGGTGCGCACTT
This Paenibacillus sp. FSL R5-0345 DNA region includes the following protein-coding sequences:
- a CDS encoding endo-beta-N-acetylglucosaminidase — protein: MKKIGAGFIFLLVMCAAISTTAFAKQPYSSYWFPEQLLQWSPASDPDAAFNRSTIPLQDRFVTDGVNSHATKAPKVMALSALNSGTSGVPSQGSDKFEANTFSYWQYVDKLVYWGGSAGEGIIVPPSADTIDAAHRNGVPIIGTVFFPPTVYGGKFEWVEQMLQQNSDGSFPAADKLIQVANYYGFDGWFINQETEGGVPADAQKMKAFLSYLESHKSESMQIVWYDSMTKEGNISWQNALNDKNAMFLQDNNKKITDSMFLNFWWKDLKNSAEKAKSLGRTPYDLYAGIDVEAKGYDTNVNWNLLYPDGEPAVTSLGIYRPDWAFNSAESMEDFFVRENKFWVGPNGNPGNTVSDQAWKGIANDVVESSPVNKLPFITNFNTGSGQKYYVRGQQVRDKGWNNRSLQDILPTWRWIADSKGTALTPRLDWSDAYYGGSSLKVSGELSHNNATHLKLYKTDLKIEASTKLSITYKTPNKPSLKVGLAFADHPDQFVFLNVKDKASSGWTTETLNLTPYKGKRIVALSLYFDTKDTISNYNIQIGQLSIHNTNDSIKPLPAVRELKVTQSDFRNGIYGDARLQWKPLDQQVKQYEIYRVLPDGREVLMGATTNHVFYVPEMSRIDKETVTELKVVAINARYEQGQSSSVKISWPAYPKPIAGFKADRTLVAPGESVNFIDLSTEVTEGWSWNFESGSPTVSTSKNPAVTFNQEGVYSVTLTATNSAGQDTITKQALITVSKEAGAVKNLALGKIATADHACGEKEGATNAVDGKFTDNSKWCALGNLPHWLQVDLGAEHQISTFIIKHAQSGGEWSGFNTSDYTIQVSIDGTNWTDVVNVQGNSAAESTDAIALVKARYVKLIILKPTQGADTAARIYEFEVHGL
- a CDS encoding aminoglycoside phosphotransferase family protein; the protein is MSEIEKVLENHLRPGAVEITPLSGGNISNVFSFVLEGKGYVVKFSDLAGAYETENYVSNLLSSQNIPFPKCLALGKTSQITYLIMERMEGRNLSDFTAEEQTLHLPEIISILTRMGAADIGATNGYGWIGADGNGVYSSWKDFIVAVNAEDQTGTFWENWYDLFHTSCLEKDVYEEIYSRLMDYVPYNESNRSFIHGDFQQWNILSDGTRITGIIDGNCMYGDCLIDLAILDRHMPWSDVIKVYQDYQEKNGVETPNFKERLMGAYYFKGLDGLRFYAKMGWNDAYQSTRQFLLNL
- a CDS encoding aldo/keto reductase, with the protein product MQKVTLNNDVEMPILGFGVFQIQDEAECEQAVYEAIMAGYRLIDTAASYLNEEAVGRAIKRSGIPRKDLFITTKLWIQDTGYERTKKAFEKSLARLQLDYLDLYLIHQPFGDVHGSWRAMEELYREGKIRAIGVSNFHSDRLIDLILHNEITPAVNQVETHPFCQQIESAKFMQENNVQIESWGPFAEGKNNMFQNEILASIAQKYNKSVAQVVLRWLTQRGVVVIPKSVRKERIIENFNIFDFELNAEDMERIAMLDTKESLFFSHRDPVMVQALSTRKLDI
- a CDS encoding phosphotransferase enzyme family protein; its protein translation is MTNNEVVEIADVYLLPLISELYELNGYEIQPIPAHDGGRNVVYICEKEGTDAKILRIAFLNDRSREDFLGEVEYVRYLFEHGGSVSDVVNSLKGNLLEEIIHNNHTFFICLFNKAKGKMLVENNYRYREEAPITEYYYNCGKVLGKIHELSKGYTPVHRRHSFFDRFNAEYIDKLIPDSLSLLKERLVKFLKTLEELDRNLESFGLIHFDYNDGNYSIDFDTGQITVYDFDNSCFCWYMFDLAGLWTQGVGWAQFEPDAVKRKKFMDDYFEVVLKGYRSETAVDQSMLDKLSLFIQVTLMENIVDAFEVMRNNGVVPTCDEELSYRIKCMEDDIPFMGFFDDIYSCKEPFEYEEREI